A region of Chloracidobacterium sp. DNA encodes the following proteins:
- a CDS encoding gamma-glutamylcyclotransferase, with product MEYLFSYGTLQKSETQLELFGRLLNGWSDTLEGYKTAEIAIDDAVFLTREGSRQLTAVASSGDKIYGMIFEISAEELERVDRYEPGNYERIKVTLRSGKQAWIYLKR from the coding sequence ATGGAATATCTTTTTTCCTATGGAACGCTTCAAAAGAGCGAAACTCAGTTAGAGTTATTTGGCCGGCTACTGAATGGTTGGAGCGACACGCTCGAGGGATATAAAACGGCGGAAATCGCTATTGACGACGCAGTTTTTCTGACAAGGGAGGGAAGTCGGCAGTTGACGGCAGTGGCTTCGAGCGGTGATAAGATCTACGGAATGATCTTTGAGATCTCAGCCGAGGAACTCGAAAGGGTTGACCGATACGAGCCCGGAAATTACGAACGGATCAAGGTGACTTTACGCTCAGGAAAGCAGGCTTGGATCTATCTAAAACGTTGA
- a CDS encoding electron transfer flavoprotein-ubiquinone oxidoreductase → MIEREQVPMDVVFVGAGPANLAAALHLKSEIKRHDELVEKGFKHGRKIGDLEIAIVEKGSFVGAHILSGAVMDPIAIRELMPDFLAQGCPVDTVVTDDAAWYLTDKRRFVAPITPPPLKNKGKYIVSLSKICEWLGEKCEEAGINIFPEFPAAEILYDENDAVIGVRTGDKGIDKEGKKKPNFEAGVDLLAKVTVLGEGSRGSLAKQLTARLGLDHGKEPQVFSLGVKELWEVPAGNFPEGMVVHTLGFPSDTRTYGGGWIYGLKNNMVSIGYVTGLDYEDPMIDPHAEFQKFKTHPKVAEILKGGKMIKYGAKTINAGGYYTMPKLYADGVLLVGDSASFLNGQRIKGIHTAMKSGMLAAETIVGAFEHEDFSSKTLKHYDEKVNLSWIYDELHPVRNFHGAFQKGRWSGLINTGLQFLTNGLAWGFMPKEHHVAGHERMEKRSSIGGLGPNDHLKLDRYNGVPFDKELTFDKVTDVFYGAVAHNEDQPSHLHVLDTEICATRCAEEYGNPCQRFCPAAVYEMEESAETGRKELKTNFSNCVHCKTCDVADPYQIINWVTPEGGGGPNYKGM, encoded by the coding sequence ATGATCGAACGCGAACAAGTACCGATGGATGTGGTCTTTGTCGGGGCAGGCCCGGCAAATCTTGCGGCAGCGCTGCATCTGAAAAGCGAGATAAAAAGGCACGACGAGCTTGTCGAAAAAGGTTTCAAGCACGGGCGAAAGATCGGCGATCTTGAGATAGCTATCGTCGAAAAAGGCTCGTTTGTCGGAGCGCACATTTTGTCGGGAGCCGTTATGGACCCGATCGCGATCCGCGAACTGATGCCCGATTTCCTTGCACAAGGCTGTCCGGTCGATACGGTCGTCACTGACGATGCTGCGTGGTATTTAACAGACAAACGGCGCTTTGTCGCTCCGATCACGCCGCCGCCTCTAAAAAATAAAGGCAAATACATTGTTTCGCTGAGCAAGATATGCGAATGGCTGGGCGAAAAATGCGAGGAAGCGGGAATCAATATTTTCCCCGAGTTTCCAGCTGCCGAGATCTTGTACGACGAGAATGACGCTGTAATCGGTGTTCGCACCGGCGACAAAGGCATCGATAAAGAAGGCAAAAAGAAGCCAAACTTCGAAGCGGGGGTCGATCTCCTCGCAAAGGTCACTGTTCTCGGCGAAGGCTCACGCGGTTCTTTGGCGAAGCAATTGACCGCGAGACTCGGATTAGATCACGGTAAAGAGCCGCAGGTTTTCTCGCTTGGTGTTAAAGAGCTTTGGGAGGTTCCGGCTGGCAATTTTCCTGAGGGAATGGTTGTACATACGCTTGGATTTCCCTCTGATACAAGGACTTACGGCGGCGGCTGGATCTACGGTCTAAAGAATAACATGGTCAGCATCGGTTATGTTACAGGCCTCGATTACGAAGATCCGATGATCGATCCGCATGCAGAGTTTCAGAAATTCAAGACGCACCCAAAGGTCGCCGAAATTCTCAAAGGCGGCAAAATGATCAAATACGGAGCCAAAACCATCAACGCCGGCGGCTATTACACCATGCCGAAACTTTACGCTGACGGAGTTCTGCTCGTAGGCGACAGCGCGTCATTCCTCAACGGGCAACGCATCAAAGGAATCCACACCGCCATGAAAAGCGGCATGCTCGCCGCCGAAACGATCGTCGGAGCATTCGAGCACGAAGATTTTTCATCAAAAACACTCAAGCATTATGACGAAAAGGTAAATCTAAGCTGGATCTACGACGAACTTCATCCCGTACGCAATTTCCACGGAGCCTTCCAAAAAGGCCGCTGGTCAGGCTTGATAAATACGGGCTTGCAATTCCTCACAAACGGCCTAGCGTGGGGCTTTATGCCAAAAGAACACCACGTCGCTGGCCACGAGCGAATGGAGAAACGGTCATCGATCGGTGGCCTAGGACCAAACGATCATCTGAAACTCGATCGCTACAACGGTGTGCCTTTCGATAAAGAACTTACCTTCGACAAGGTCACTGACGTATTCTACGGTGCCGTAGCCCACAACGAAGATCAGCCGTCACATCTGCACGTTCTTGACACCGAAATTTGTGCAACGAGATGTGCCGAGGAATACGGCAATCCGTGCCAGCGATTTTGCCCGGCTGCGGTTTACGAAATGGAAGAGAGTGCGGAAACAGGACGCAAAGAGTTAAAAACAAATTTTAGCAATTGTGTGCATTGTAAAACATGCGATGTCGCTGACCCTTATCAGATAATAAACTGGGTCACGCCCGAAGGTGGTGGCGGGCCGAATTATAAGGGAATGTAA
- the rpoZ gene encoding DNA-directed RNA polymerase subunit omega produces MAAKKEPVIEEIEEVEEEIINPPEIDSKYRMIILAAQRSKQLQRGAIARVDMDIRKTKPTRIAMKEFKERKVNFEILEN; encoded by the coding sequence ATGGCAGCAAAGAAAGAGCCGGTAATCGAAGAAATAGAAGAAGTTGAAGAAGAAATAATCAATCCGCCTGAGATCGATTCGAAATATCGAATGATAATTCTTGCCGCCCAACGAAGCAAGCAGCTCCAGCGCGGAGCCATCGCCCGCGTCGATATGGACATACGCAAAACCAAACCAACGCGCATTGCGATGAAGGAATTCAAAGAGCGAAAAGTGAATTTCGAGATCTTGGAAAATTAA
- the gmk gene encoding guanylate kinase: MTGRLIIISSPSGGGKGTLIKEVRAMMPDLGFSVSHTTRPQRFGEENGREYFFITKEEFERRISDGDFLEYAEVHGNLYGTSISESEKAASTGRDLIVEIDVQGAVQIMDKLSDSLISIFILPPSFEVLRARLTSRGTEGSAELKTRLRNAFNEVLQYSKFKYVIINQDVSIASRQIVSIITAERQMLDRQNDAIQGILDSFDASKHRFEGE, encoded by the coding sequence ATGACCGGAAGATTGATAATCATCAGTTCTCCCTCAGGCGGCGGCAAGGGTACGCTTATAAAAGAAGTGCGCGCAATGATGCCCGATCTGGGCTTTTCTGTGTCCCATACCACGCGTCCGCAGCGATTCGGCGAAGAAAACGGCCGTGAATATTTCTTTATTACAAAAGAAGAATTTGAACGACGGATTAGTGATGGTGATTTTCTCGAATACGCCGAAGTTCACGGAAACCTTTACGGTACGTCGATCTCGGAAAGCGAAAAAGCCGCCAGCACGGGTAGGGATCTGATCGTCGAGATCGACGTTCAGGGTGCCGTCCAGATAATGGATAAGCTTAGCGATTCGCTCATTAGTATCTTTATTTTACCGCCGTCATTTGAGGTTTTGAGAGCGCGTTTGACCTCCCGAGGCACCGAAGGCTCAGCCGAACTCAAAACGAGATTGAGAAACGCATTTAACGAAGTTTTGCAGTACTCAAAGTTCAAATACGTCATCATCAACCAAGACGTTTCAATCGCTTCGCGACAGATCGTATCCATTATTACTGCCGAACGGCAAATGCTTGATAGACAAAACGATGCAATTCAGGGTATTCTTGATAGTTTCGATGCTTCTAAGCATCGATTCGAAGGAGAATGA
- a CDS encoding YicC family protein, with protein MRSMTGFGRGTVAENNYAVAVELKTVNNRFLDVNLRVPSELQDLESMIKRTIGGRLSRGRVDVNIQYDRTTEVNYELNRPLISGFLAAMKDMKNEFGLSGEPDLNVIARLPNVVTPKKEDLGPEFAAGLEKALTAALDDLQKMRENEGRMLKDELAGRLVEIETRMPAIETESANVAVEYRERLTKRIGDMLAKTDSQIEVDQARMAQEVTYLADRADISEEIARITTHIEHFRTIMNEDNDVGKRLDFLTQELNREANTITSKTGNMTVKENALAIKSEIEKIREQVQNVE; from the coding sequence ATGAGATCAATGACAGGCTTCGGCCGCGGCACTGTTGCCGAAAACAATTATGCAGTAGCCGTCGAATTGAAAACGGTAAATAACCGATTTCTCGACGTAAATCTGCGTGTTCCAAGCGAACTACAGGATCTCGAATCAATGATAAAACGTACGATCGGCGGACGCCTTTCGCGTGGACGTGTGGATGTGAATATTCAATACGATCGGACAACGGAAGTTAATTACGAGCTAAACCGTCCGCTCATAAGCGGATTTCTGGCAGCAATGAAAGATATGAAAAATGAGTTCGGCCTGTCAGGCGAACCCGATCTCAATGTCATTGCCCGCCTGCCAAATGTTGTGACGCCAAAGAAAGAAGATCTAGGGCCCGAGTTTGCCGCTGGGCTTGAAAAGGCTTTGACAGCCGCTCTCGATGATCTGCAAAAAATGCGTGAGAACGAAGGCCGCATGCTGAAAGACGAACTCGCCGGACGCCTCGTCGAGATCGAAACCCGAATGCCTGCCATCGAAACTGAATCGGCAAACGTCGCTGTCGAATATCGCGAACGGCTGACAAAACGCATCGGCGACATGCTAGCTAAAACTGATTCGCAGATCGAGGTCGATCAGGCACGCATGGCACAAGAAGTAACGTATCTCGCCGATCGGGCAGACATCTCCGAAGAGATCGCACGGATCACAACGCACATCGAACATTTTCGCACCATAATGAACGAAGACAACGATGTCGGCAAACGGCTGGATTTTCTGACACAGGAACTAAACCGCGAAGCCAACACCATCACGTCCAAAACCGGCAATATGACCGTTAAAGAAAATGCACTCGCGATCAAAAGCGAAATTGAGAAAATCCGCGAACAAGTGCAGAATGTTGAGTAA
- a CDS encoding ATP-binding cassette domain-containing protein: protein MSDLKRLLKYVQHHWLLFVFALIAMLLGALFETATGALLVPIFNQFLPNSGMKSKTLFDLSSLVPTNDWFRAWIAISLLLITFTVLKGIAEYFSSYLMAKIGQSTVLELRNELYEHLLKQSATFFEKHRTNFLVSRLVISCAAIELAVSSNLRDVLRESFMLVFFIGAAAYYNWRLTLGSLIIAPVIGLMTAVFSKRLRKLADESLRGNKDLNDTAQETLANQTIVKAYSAEGREKERFSTVAKVIARANLRSAQIAATSPPAIEIIGVIAIIVLIFVGLREINLSRMDPAQFFTFLFFLFRSYDPMRKISRQHNEITKAFSAARDVWSILDVDETLPEKPDADELQPLKNSIRIENVSFSYRNSKRKILQNIDLEVPKGSVVALVGESGGGKSSLIKLVQRLYDPTEGRITWDGTDLRDAKVLSLKKQLALVTQETVLFNDTIYQNIAYGRPDADLSEVKAAAEIAYADEFINQLPQKYDTVVGERGTLLSGGQRQRIAIARAVLVNAPVLILDEATSALDTESETLVQKALANLMQNRTSIVIAHRLSTIRKADNIVVMKNGKIVEMGTHDELLDHGGTYKLLYELQFADKETNYKI, encoded by the coding sequence ATGAGCGATCTAAAGCGTCTTCTAAAATACGTCCAGCACCACTGGCTGCTCTTTGTCTTTGCTCTCATTGCGATGCTGCTGGGCGCGTTGTTCGAAACTGCCACCGGAGCGTTGCTCGTGCCGATATTCAACCAATTTCTGCCTAACAGCGGAATGAAATCTAAAACGCTCTTCGATCTCAGCAGTTTGGTGCCGACAAACGATTGGTTCAGAGCGTGGATCGCGATCTCGCTTCTGCTCATCACCTTCACCGTCCTAAAAGGCATCGCGGAGTATTTTTCGTCGTACCTAATGGCGAAGATCGGACAGTCAACGGTCCTAGAACTAAGAAACGAACTGTACGAGCATTTACTAAAACAATCGGCGACTTTTTTTGAAAAACACAGGACAAACTTCTTAGTTTCGCGTCTAGTCATAAGCTGTGCGGCCATCGAACTCGCGGTCTCGTCCAATTTACGCGACGTTCTGCGCGAATCCTTCATGCTGGTTTTCTTTATCGGCGCGGCAGCATATTACAACTGGCGTCTGACGCTCGGATCGTTGATCATAGCTCCTGTCATAGGCTTAATGACTGCGGTATTCAGCAAACGCCTTCGCAAACTCGCCGACGAATCGCTAAGAGGCAACAAAGACCTAAACGACACCGCTCAGGAAACGCTGGCGAATCAAACTATTGTAAAAGCCTACAGTGCCGAAGGCCGTGAGAAGGAAAGATTTTCAACCGTCGCAAAGGTCATCGCCCGAGCAAATCTACGCAGCGCTCAGATCGCCGCGACTTCGCCGCCCGCCATCGAGATCATCGGCGTCATAGCCATCATAGTTTTGATCTTCGTCGGACTACGTGAAATAAATCTCTCGCGAATGGATCCGGCTCAGTTTTTCACGTTCCTTTTCTTCTTGTTCCGCAGCTACGACCCGATGCGGAAAATATCGCGGCAGCACAACGAGATCACCAAGGCATTTTCAGCCGCCAGAGACGTTTGGAGCATCCTCGACGTTGATGAAACGTTGCCGGAAAAACCTGATGCTGATGAATTGCAGCCATTAAAAAATAGTATTCGGATCGAAAATGTTTCTTTCAGCTACCGCAACAGCAAAAGAAAGATCCTGCAGAACATCGACCTCGAAGTACCAAAAGGCTCTGTCGTCGCCCTTGTCGGCGAAAGCGGCGGCGGAAAATCGAGCTTGATAAAGCTTGTTCAGCGTTTATACGATCCAACCGAGGGAAGAATAACTTGGGATGGTACAGACCTTCGCGATGCAAAGGTTCTGAGTTTGAAAAAACAACTTGCCCTCGTCACGCAGGAAACTGTTCTATTCAACGACACCATCTATCAAAACATTGCTTATGGACGACCCGACGCTGATCTGTCAGAAGTAAAAGCTGCGGCCGAGATCGCCTACGCGGATGAATTCATCAACCAACTGCCGCAGAAATACGACACGGTGGTCGGCGAACGCGGAACTCTGCTATCCGGCGGCCAACGTCAACGTATAGCTATCGCACGGGCAGTTTTGGTAAATGCACCTGTCCTTATTCTTGATGAGGCCACATCCGCACTCGACACAGAAAGCGAAACGCTCGTCCAAAAAGCTCTGGCGAATCTAATGCAAAATCGCACTTCCATCGTCATCGCACACCGGCTCTCAACCATTCGCAAAGCTGATAATATCGTGGTGATGAAAAACGGCAAGATCGTCGAAATGGGAACGCACGACGAACTCCTTGATCACGGCGGAACATATAAGCTGCTTTATGAACTACAATTTGCTGATAAGGAAACGAACTACAAAATTTAA
- a CDS encoding OmpA family protein gives MKNMLSFRLMALVAFIVAAHLAAMAQVDVARKTTAITYPLDDTVNVPFRGTTRFPRMKGSAAVKRTTRSGTRVELTVDKMPRPFELGAGYATYVVWAISPEGQVDNLGEIKRSGLFFIDSKITVTTPLQTFALIITAEPHFLVTRPSQQIMLENLYPVSTEGKRIATTPSITYFGNTSDYFRDPRTPEIAETDYAKTPSAILQAKQAIALARFAGAERDAAPELTEAETLLQNANNAWMAGRDSDTVDIAARKSISAAVKAETTAAVRREAREKRNEKTRSDAEIRLAENKYTDAQNEIADLKSELARETRNRELAERDVQNYANQVKDLRDENGRLREDNATLRVEAENAKSKLAAMEAEKTSIQQKSEREVHAAQIRAREGDLIHSLKVFGTVSKTTRGIVLTLPENLWTTTRSGALTNQADGKLASLGEIIANNNAYTVMVESHTDPTGNNDVIQTLTENRARTVADKLAAMGVAETRMDYKGLGASMPMFPNTSAANRAKNRRVQIILSVTPQQ, from the coding sequence ATGAAGAATATGCTTTCATTCAGGTTGATGGCTTTAGTTGCGTTTATTGTTGCGGCCCATTTGGCGGCGATGGCACAGGTCGATGTCGCCCGTAAAACAACGGCAATCACATATCCGCTTGACGATACGGTGAATGTTCCTTTTCGCGGCACGACGCGGTTTCCGCGAATGAAGGGCTCGGCTGCGGTCAAGCGAACGACTCGCAGCGGCACGCGGGTTGAACTCACGGTCGATAAAATGCCACGTCCCTTTGAATTGGGAGCAGGCTACGCGACGTATGTCGTTTGGGCGATCTCGCCTGAGGGACAAGTCGATAATCTTGGCGAGATCAAGCGGAGCGGTTTGTTCTTTATAGATTCCAAGATCACGGTGACGACGCCTTTGCAGACATTTGCATTGATCATCACGGCGGAGCCGCATTTTCTTGTGACGCGTCCGAGCCAGCAGATAATGCTCGAAAATCTTTATCCGGTTTCGACCGAAGGCAAACGCATAGCGACTACACCATCGATAACCTATTTTGGAAACACGAGCGACTACTTCCGCGATCCGCGAACGCCCGAGATAGCGGAAACGGATTATGCCAAAACGCCGTCGGCCATTCTGCAGGCGAAGCAGGCGATAGCTCTCGCGCGGTTTGCAGGTGCGGAACGCGACGCTGCTCCCGAGCTTACCGAAGCGGAAACGCTCTTGCAGAATGCGAACAATGCATGGATGGCAGGACGCGATTCGGATACGGTTGACATCGCTGCACGCAAATCGATCAGCGCGGCGGTAAAGGCTGAGACGACTGCCGCCGTGCGCAGGGAAGCGCGTGAAAAACGTAACGAAAAGACGCGCTCTGACGCGGAGATACGGCTTGCGGAAAACAAATACACAGATGCACAAAACGAAATAGCCGACCTTAAGAGCGAATTGGCTCGTGAGACGCGCAACCGCGAGCTTGCCGAACGCGATGTCCAAAATTATGCAAATCAAGTAAAAGATCTGCGTGACGAAAACGGGCGGCTTCGCGAAGACAATGCGACGCTGCGTGTTGAGGCTGAAAATGCCAAATCAAAGCTCGCCGCTATGGAAGCGGAGAAAACGTCGATTCAACAGAAGAGTGAACGTGAAGTTCATGCCGCTCAAATTCGGGCACGCGAGGGCGATCTTATTCACTCGCTGAAAGTGTTTGGAACGGTTTCAAAGACCACACGCGGGATCGTTTTAACGCTGCCGGAAAATCTTTGGACAACTACGCGTTCGGGAGCGCTTACCAATCAGGCCGACGGCAAGCTCGCGTCGCTTGGTGAGATCATTGCTAATAACAACGCTTATACCGTTATGGTCGAATCGCATACTGATCCTACCGGCAATAACGATGTCATTCAGACATTGACTGAGAATCGTGCACGAACGGTCGCCGACAAACTAGCCGCAATGGGCGTCGCTGAAACGCGCATGGACTACAAAGGCCTGGGCGCGAGCATGCCTATGTTCCCAAATACCTCGGCCGCAAACCGTGCAAAGAATCGCCGCGTACAGATCATTCTCAGTGTGACTCCACAGCAATAG
- a CDS encoding DUF1772 domain-containing protein: MRLSTAAASVQVLVTGLISGIFIAIATTEPARLSIEPSAFVQLQQGIHVVYLRMMPPLVIAAILAGIVWLISLRSQVRSAAFFLAAIATVCSIGAFILTVAVNFPLNDLLMTWNAASPPANVKALWLPWESAHIVRTVIYMIAFVCAITGSVLMRSNSQTEYLKK; this comes from the coding sequence ATGCGTCTTTCTACAGCAGCAGCCAGTGTTCAGGTTCTTGTCACGGGTTTAATCTCTGGAATTTTCATCGCGATCGCTACGACAGAACCTGCGCGGCTATCGATCGAGCCGTCGGCTTTTGTTCAGCTACAGCAGGGGATACATGTCGTTTACCTCCGAATGATGCCGCCGCTTGTTATTGCGGCAATACTTGCGGGAATCGTCTGGCTGATCTCATTAAGGAGTCAGGTGAGATCTGCGGCCTTTTTCTTGGCGGCAATTGCAACGGTATGTTCGATAGGAGCGTTCATACTGACAGTCGCGGTAAATTTCCCTTTAAACGACCTGTTAATGACGTGGAACGCCGCATCGCCGCCGGCGAATGTAAAGGCATTGTGGTTGCCGTGGGAAAGCGCCCATATAGTTCGCACAGTGATCTATATGATCGCTTTTGTTTGCGCCATAACGGGCAGTGTCTTAATGCGGAGTAATTCGCAAACAGAGTATCTGAAAAAATAA
- the nhaA gene encoding Na+/H+ antiporter NhaA: MSVVQRKLSRSFQAFFHSEKSSGILLIVCTVVSLLLINSVIGTNYLGFWQSYVGGLSVEHWINDGLMAIFFLLIGLELERELYNGELSNFKNALLPIVAALGGVAVPALIHFGLNRGTETQAGIGIPMATDIAFALGVLAILGSRVPASLKVFLTALAVIDDLFAIIVIAIFYTAKLSMLYLCGSLAVFVILLAMRRYFHVMRLTPYLIGGVLMWFLMLKSGVHATIAGVLLAFTIPFSAKEDDEASPSHKLEHFLHMPVAFIILPIFALANTGIIIGADWYQSLAASNSSGIMFGLIAGKPIGITLLSFIAVAAGICRLPLDLNWKHIFGAGLLGGIGFTMSIFITNLAFTGNAAVINASKMAILAASLTAGTVGFLWLKLLGKPEESDVDMDSMDFDMTEA; encoded by the coding sequence ATGAGCGTTGTCCAGAGAAAGCTGTCGAGGTCGTTTCAAGCCTTCTTTCACTCGGAAAAATCGAGCGGGATCTTGCTGATCGTTTGCACGGTCGTTTCGCTTTTACTTATAAATTCGGTGATCGGAACGAATTATCTGGGCTTCTGGCAGTCGTACGTTGGCGGATTGAGCGTGGAGCATTGGATAAACGACGGGCTGATGGCCATCTTCTTTTTGCTGATCGGCCTCGAACTCGAGCGCGAGCTTTACAACGGCGAACTCTCCAATTTTAAGAACGCGCTGCTGCCGATCGTTGCAGCTTTGGGCGGCGTCGCTGTGCCTGCGCTGATACATTTTGGATTAAACCGCGGAACGGAAACGCAGGCGGGCATTGGCATACCGATGGCGACGGACATTGCGTTCGCGCTGGGCGTTTTGGCGATTCTGGGCAGCCGCGTTCCGGCGTCGCTCAAGGTTTTCTTGACCGCGCTTGCCGTCATCGACGATCTTTTCGCGATAATTGTGATCGCGATCTTCTACACCGCAAAACTGTCGATGCTTTATCTGTGCGGTTCGCTGGCAGTTTTTGTGATCCTTCTGGCCATGCGACGTTATTTTCATGTAATGCGGTTGACGCCTTATCTTATCGGGGGCGTTTTGATGTGGTTCCTGATGTTAAAGTCGGGCGTTCATGCGACGATCGCGGGAGTTTTGCTGGCGTTTACCATTCCGTTCTCGGCGAAGGAGGACGACGAAGCATCGCCGTCGCACAAACTTGAACATTTCCTGCACATGCCGGTCGCGTTTATCATTCTGCCGATCTTTGCGCTGGCAAATACAGGGATAATCATCGGCGCCGACTGGTATCAGTCGCTTGCCGCATCGAATAGTTCGGGCATTATGTTCGGCTTGATTGCAGGCAAACCCATTGGCATCACGCTTTTGAGTTTTATCGCGGTCGCGGCGGGCATTTGCCGGCTGCCGCTTGACCTCAACTGGAAACACATCTTCGGCGCCGGCCTGCTCGGAGGCATCGGCTTCACTATGTCGATCTTTATCACCAATCTCGCCTTCACCGGCAACGCCGCCGTCATCAACGCCTCAAAGATGGCGATCCTCGCCGCCTCGCTCACAGCCGGGACCGTCGGCTTTCTATGGCTCAAACTCCTCGGCAAGCCCGAAGAATCGGACGTCGATATGGATTCTATGGATTTCGATATGACCGAGGCTTAG
- a CDS encoding ATP-binding cassette domain-containing protein translates to MSLEIAKLSRSHGDNWVLRDIDLTFGEGRVFGICGGTASGKSTLLRVLAGQLRPDGGSVKLDGDDITSTSAKMRDVSLYTAEGPKGILEALGIVPHKESTGERQIKAFDEAIANAGKVLLLDEPFNQVDEYRRQECIEKIRRAARARNRIIIFASSDFALIAAVADDAAILADGSITQTGTPQELYEFPELINTARITGDNNLFEVRRLTSTNAELPEFLTIDGGHKVFAHINEKSRLPAINRNVMLSIRPEQISMSIGKSFPEDNLVRGVVTAIKFRGATTLVEFDAAGLKLKARVFRTVGLNIGDECMLGLPPHRIIILKD, encoded by the coding sequence ATGTCGCTTGAGATCGCAAAATTATCAAGAAGCCACGGGGACAATTGGGTCCTGCGGGATATCGACCTGACTTTTGGTGAAGGCCGCGTGTTTGGCATCTGCGGCGGAACGGCGTCGGGCAAATCGACGCTGCTGCGTGTGCTGGCCGGCCAACTCAGGCCGGATGGCGGCTCGGTAAAGCTCGACGGCGACGACATTACGAGCACGTCCGCAAAGATGCGCGACGTTTCGCTCTATACCGCCGAAGGGCCGAAAGGGATTCTTGAAGCTCTCGGCATTGTCCCGCACAAAGAATCGACCGGCGAGCGGCAGATCAAGGCATTTGACGAAGCGATCGCGAACGCGGGCAAAGTTCTTCTCCTCGACGAGCCTTTCAATCAGGTCGATGAATATCGCCGCCAAGAGTGTATTGAAAAGATCCGACGCGCGGCGCGTGCGCGTAACCGGATAATCATATTTGCGTCGAGCGATTTCGCGTTGATCGCGGCGGTTGCGGACGATGCGGCGATACTTGCGGACGGCAGCATTACGCAGACCGGCACGCCGCAGGAGCTTTACGAATTTCCCGAATTGATAAACACCGCCCGCATCACCGGCGACAACAATCTCTTTGAAGTCCGGCGGCTCACGTCAACGAATGCCGAGCTGCCCGAGTTCCTCACCATCGACGGCGGGCACAAAGTCTTCGCGCACATCAACGAAAAGAGCCGCCTTCCGGCGATCAACCGCAACGTGATGCTCTCGATCCGTCCCGAGCAGATATCGATGTCGATCGGCAAATCGTTTCCCGAAGACAATCTCGTGCGCGGCGTCGTCACGGCGATAAAGTTTCGCGGCGCGACAACGCTGGTCGAATTCGACGCAGCCGGCCTCAAGCTAAAAGCACGCGTCTTCCGCACCGTCGGCCTCAACATCGGCGACGAATGCATGCTCGGCCTGCCGCCGCACCGCATCATCATCCTCAAAGACTAA